In one Desulfoferula mesophila genomic region, the following are encoded:
- a CDS encoding curli assembly protein CsgF: MTTIKPSLFTLIFAAALLAMATTASATELVWAPINPNFVGGNPLMANALLANAQSQDNNKDPDLDSAQSRLDDFTDNLNRSILSLLSARIVERAFGTDSLPNGTFTIGDYTVVISDTLGSLNVNVSDTGGNNTHISIPTF; the protein is encoded by the coding sequence ATGACCACGATCAAACCGAGCTTGTTCACGTTAATTTTTGCCGCGGCCCTGCTGGCTATGGCGACCACCGCCTCGGCAACGGAACTAGTTTGGGCACCGATCAATCCCAACTTTGTTGGTGGAAACCCTCTAATGGCCAATGCACTTTTGGCCAACGCTCAATCGCAGGATAACAACAAAGACCCAGACTTGGATTCAGCTCAGAGCCGCCTTGACGATTTCACCGACAACTTGAACCGGAGCATTTTATCGCTCCTGTCAGCCAGAATTGTTGAGCGTGCTTTCGGGACCGACAGTCTGCCAAACGGCACTTTTACTATTGGTGATTACACCGTTGTTATCTCCGATACTCTCGGATCATTGAACGTCAATGTATCGGATACCGGTGGCAACAATACTCATATATCCATCCCGACCTTTTAA
- a CDS encoding CsgE family curli-type amyloid fiber assembly protein gives MKYIIGHINASHLGVRAVFLATFISFVLIASVLNAHANADNKASDNGKYDELISSGLVMDKTITPIGRHFYKEFMAYWTAPRGLSDYTITIIERFNPQWGSIAWISVDDDIIYQQLISSRRLIMEDLAKDAVRQVLQFMVKREIIKRYKGSMDLEGDGY, from the coding sequence ATGAAATACATTATTGGCCATATTAACGCAAGCCATTTAGGGGTGCGTGCCGTCTTTTTGGCCACATTTATATCTTTTGTACTAATTGCATCGGTTTTAAATGCTCACGCTAATGCTGACAACAAAGCATCGGACAATGGAAAATATGATGAACTGATTAGTTCCGGCCTGGTGATGGATAAAACCATCACGCCCATAGGCCGCCACTTCTATAAAGAGTTCATGGCTTATTGGACCGCCCCCAGAGGATTATCCGACTACACCATTACCATTATTGAACGCTTTAACCCTCAGTGGGGCAGTATCGCTTGGATCTCCGTGGACGACGACATCATCTACCAACAGCTCATTAGTTCGCGCAGGCTCATCATGGAGGATTTGGCCAAGGACGCGGTGCGCCAAGTGCTGCAATTCATGGTCAAAAGGGAAATTATCAAGCGATACAAGGGCAGTATGGATCTCGAAGGCGACGGGTATTAA
- a CDS encoding DsbA family protein, protein MLALSFAGATVSAAQPDAQAIKTYLMAHPEVILEALEKQKVALYDMVVAGQQIKQRIAWRENIKRSLANPLKPAINPERPRLGNPQAPTLVVEYTNFMCSTCRKGAVALEDLLGKYPIKYQALIKHVPNDDISRQIALYYEAIARQSTGKAYVFYHQVFERQPELTKNGLLPVLDIVKGLKLDQARLARDLSDPILAQRIKDDTAESKAFNLGGTPAFIVAGVLLRGPAPVAAFEDIWYLSKGKQPPTSNN, encoded by the coding sequence TTGCTGGCCTTGAGCTTCGCGGGCGCCACCGTTTCAGCCGCCCAACCGGATGCGCAGGCAATCAAGACTTACTTGATGGCGCATCCCGAGGTGATTTTAGAGGCCTTGGAGAAGCAGAAGGTAGCCCTGTACGACATGGTCGTGGCCGGTCAGCAGATCAAGCAGCGCATCGCTTGGCGGGAAAACATAAAGCGTAGCCTGGCCAACCCGTTGAAGCCCGCCATTAACCCCGAACGGCCCCGGTTGGGTAATCCCCAAGCGCCAACGCTGGTCGTGGAGTACACCAACTTCATGTGTTCCACCTGCCGCAAGGGCGCGGTCGCCCTGGAAGACCTTTTGGGCAAATATCCTATAAAATATCAGGCATTAATCAAGCACGTGCCCAACGACGACATATCCCGTCAAATCGCGCTGTACTACGAGGCCATTGCCCGCCAAAGTACCGGCAAGGCATATGTTTTTTACCACCAGGTATTTGAGCGCCAGCCCGAGCTGACCAAGAATGGATTGCTTCCCGTTCTGGATATTGTGAAGGGCCTCAAGCTCGACCAAGCCCGTTTGGCCCGCGACCTGTCCGATCCCATCCTGGCCCAGCGCATCAAGGACGATACCGCGGAGAGCAAGGCATTCAACTTGGGTGGCACCCCGGCCTTTATAGTGGCCGGCGTTTTGCTGCGCGGCCCGGCCCCGGTGGCCGCGTTCGAGGACATTTGGTATTTAAGCAAGGGCAAACAGCCGCCAACTTCCAACAATTAA
- a CDS encoding CsgG/HfaB family protein — MPPHVSRISHTYKDLVSLPSPKGKIRVSVYSFRDMTGQYKPQPNVSSFSTAVTQGAVNILLEALKRSKWFIPVERDGLQSLLTERKIIAAANRKNGAGEAQLPALEFANVLLQGGITAYETNTLTGGFGARYFGIGGSTQYRMDQVTVHLRAVDVNSGRILKSISTTKTIFSYEVDAGVFQFISYKKLLEIEAGFSQNEPVQMCVAAAIEKAVIAMVIEGVQDGLWALKDPEQINSPVFKDYEEESQRLATEAELKRVEAKAAAVRKAKYDSAALEKFQAEQAEKQRIEAEAKAEQEAKQRMEAEAKAEEQAKQRMEAEAKAEQEAKQRMEAEAKAEQEAKLRMEAAAKAEQEEKQRIEAEAKAEQEAKQRMEAEAKAEQEEKLRMEAAAKAEQEEKLRMEAAAKAEQEEKLRMEAAAKAEQAEKQRIEAEAKAEQASAEAQDQPQIKKWTTPTQDGDALPTPQATPAREADVEGRRGVGKAGQTLSRIDQPQAAPPRALPGSEAAASLPAQEAPSAAGAETDQGGAPAAPASVERQESHNAASIRLASWMPLNITPQAAQVRLSGLGI; from the coding sequence ATGCCGCCTCATGTGAGTAGGATAAGTCACACCTATAAAGACCTGGTCTCTCTTCCTTCCCCCAAAGGAAAAATACGAGTCAGCGTGTACTCCTTCCGGGACATGACCGGGCAGTACAAGCCCCAGCCCAACGTGAGCTCCTTCTCCACGGCGGTGACCCAGGGTGCGGTGAACATCCTGCTCGAGGCGCTCAAGCGCTCCAAGTGGTTCATCCCGGTGGAGCGTGACGGCCTGCAGAGCCTGCTCACCGAGCGCAAGATCATCGCCGCCGCAAACCGCAAAAATGGCGCTGGCGAAGCGCAGTTGCCGGCCTTGGAGTTTGCCAACGTGCTGCTGCAGGGCGGCATCACCGCCTATGAGACCAACACCCTCACCGGTGGCTTCGGGGCGCGCTATTTCGGCATCGGGGGTTCCACCCAGTACCGCATGGACCAAGTCACGGTGCACCTGAGGGCGGTTGACGTTAATTCCGGGCGCATCCTGAAATCCATCTCCACCACCAAGACCATCTTCTCCTATGAGGTCGACGCCGGAGTCTTCCAGTTCATCTCCTACAAGAAGCTTCTGGAGATCGAGGCGGGCTTCAGCCAGAACGAGCCCGTGCAGATGTGCGTGGCCGCTGCCATCGAGAAGGCGGTAATCGCCATGGTCATCGAGGGCGTGCAGGACGGCCTCTGGGCCCTGAAGGACCCCGAGCAGATCAACAGCCCCGTCTTCAAGGACTATGAGGAAGAGTCCCAGCGCCTGGCCACCGAAGCCGAGTTGAAGAGGGTCGAGGCCAAGGCGGCCGCGGTGCGCAAGGCCAAGTACGACTCCGCGGCTCTGGAGAAGTTCCAGGCCGAGCAGGCCGAGAAGCAGCGGATAGAAGCCGAGGCCAAGGCCGAGCAGGAAGCCAAGCAGCGGATGGAAGCCGAAGCCAAGGCCGAGGAGCAAGCGAAGCAGCGCATGGAAGCCGAAGCCAAGGCCGAGCAGGAAGCGAAGCAGCGGATGGAAGCCGAAGCCAAGGCCGAGCAGGAAGCGAAGCTGCGCATGGAAGCCGCGGCCAAGGCCGAGCAGGAAGAGAAGCAGCGGATAGAAGCCGAGGCCAAGGCCGAGCAGGAAGCGAAGCAGCGCATGGAAGCCGAAGCCAAGGCCGAGCAGGAAGAGAAGCTGCGCATGGAAGCCGCGGCCAAGGCCGAGCAGGAAGAGAAGCTGCGCATGGAAGCCGCGGCCAAGGCCGAGCAGGAAGAGAAGCTGCGCATGGAAGCCGCGGCCAAGGCCGAGCAGGCCGAGAAGCAGCGGATAGAAGCCGAGGCCAAGGCCGAGCAGGCCTCCGCCGAGGCGCAGGACCAGCCTCAGATCAAGAAGTGGACTACCCCCACGCAAGACGGTGATGCGCTCCCCACCCCCCAGGCCACTCCGGCCAGGGAGGCGGATGTGGAAGGCCGTCGGGGAGTCGGCAAGGCCGGCCAAACCTTGTCCCGAATCGACCAGCCCCAGGCCGCGCCCCCGCGGGCGCTACCTGGGAGCGAGGCGGCTGCGTCCCTGCCCGCGCAGGAAGCTCCGTCCGCTGCTGGGGCCGAGACCGATCAGGGCGGCGCTCCCGCCGCGCCCGCGAGCGTAGAGCGCCAGGAGAGCCACAACGCTGCGTCCATCCGGCTGGCCAGCTGGATGCCCTTAAATATCACCCCTCAAGCGGCCCAGGTGCGGCTGAGCGGCTTGGGAATTTAA